From the Corynebacterium sp. P3-F1 genome, the window GAGGGCAGCGACTCCATCGACATCTTTGGCGGCGCTACTGCCTAACGGCAGACAGCTCCACCAAAGGTGGCCTGATTGAAAAGGAACCACTATGGCTATTCGCAAGTACAAGCCGACAACCCCGGGTCGCCGCAACAGCTCCGTTTCCGAGTTCGAGGAGATCACTCGCTCGACTCCGGAAAAGTCCCTGGTGCGACCGCTCCCGAAGAAGGGTGGCCGTAACTCCCACGGTCACATCACCACCCGTCACCGCGGCGGTGGCCACAAGCGCCAGTACCGCGTCATCGACTTCCGCCGCTCCGACAAGGACGGCGTGCCGGCAAAGGTGGCTCACATCGAGTACGACCCGAACCGCACCGCTAACATCGCACTGCTGCACTACGCAGACGGCGAAAAGCGCTACATCATCGCACCGAAGGGCCTGACCCAGGGCACCGTCGTCGAGGCTGGCGCCAACGCGGACATCAAGGTTGGTAACAACCTTCCGCTGCGCAACATCCCGACCGGTACGACGATCCACGCCGTCGAGCTGAAGCCTGGCGCTGGCGCCAAGCTCGCCCGCTCCGCCGGCACGTCCATCCAGCTGCTGGGTAAGGAAGGCAGCTACGCAGTCCTGCGTATGCCGTCCTCCGAGATCCGCCGCGTGGACATCCGCTGCCGCGCGACCGTCGGCGAGGTCGGCAACGCCGAGCAGATCAACATCCGTTGGGGTAAGGCCGGCCGCATGCGCTGGAAGGGCTGGAGGCCCACTGTCCGCGGTGTTGTCATGAACCCGGTCGATCACCCGCACGGTGGTGGTGAGGGTAAGACCTCCGGTGGCCGCCACCCGGTTTCCCCGTGGGGTCAGAAAGAGGGTCGCACCCGCAACCCGAACCGCTATTCCAACAACATGATCGTGCGCCGTCGCCGCCCGAACAAGAAGCGCTAAGAGGAGGTAAATTCACATGCCACGCAGCCTGAAGAAAGGCCCGTTCGTCGACGAACACCTCCTCAACAAGGTGGACGCACAGAACGAGGCTGGCACCAAGCAGGTCATCAAGACCTGGTCCCGCCGCTCGACCATTCTCCCCGATTTCATCGGCCATACCTTCGCCGTCCACGACGGCCGCAAGCACGTGCCGGTGTTTATCGACGAGTCCATGGTCGGCCACAAGCTCGGTGAGTTCGCACCGACCAAGACCTTCAAGGGTCACGTCAAGGAAGAGAAGGGGCGTCGATAAGCGATGAGCGAAACGATCACTTCCGCACGCGCAACCGCGAAGTACGTGCGCACTTCCCAGATGAAGGCGAACCGCGTCCTCGACCTCGTCCGCGGCAAGTCCGTGTCCGAGGCCCTGGCGATCCTGAAGTACGCGCCGCAGACCGTGTCCACCCAGGTGGCCAAGGTCGTTGCGTCCGCGGCTGCGAACGCCGAGAACAACTTCGGTCTTGACCCGCGCACGCTGGTCATCTCCGAGGCCTACGCCAACGAAGGCCCGACAATGCGCCGCTACCAGCCGCGCGCCCAGGGCCGCGCCTTCCAGATCCGTAAGCGCACCTGCCACATTACCGTGGTAGTCGAGAGCCAGAAGGAGGCTTAAACAATGGGTCAGAAAATCCACCCGCACGGCCTCCGGCTGGGCATCACTTCCGACTGGAAGTCCCACTGGTACGCCGACAAGTCCTACGCGGACTACGTCGCTGAAGACATCAAGATCCGCGAGTACCTGAACAAGAACCTGCAGCGCGCCGGCATCGCCGACATCGTCATCGAGCGCACCCGCGACCGCGTCCGCGTGGATATCCACACGGCACGTCCGGGCATCGTGATCGGCCGCCGCGGTGCTGAGGCCGACCGCATCCGTCGCGAGCTGGAGAAGCTCACCGGCAAGATGGTCGCCCTCAACATCCTCGAGGTCAAGAACGTCGACGCCAACGCCGCTCTCGTCGCCCAGAATGTGGCAGAGCAGCTGGTCAACCGCGTTGCCTTCCGCCGCGCAATGCGCAAGGCGATCCAGTCGGCGATGCGTCAGCCGCAGGTCAAGGGAATCAAGATTCAGTGCTCCGGCCGTCTCGGCGGTGCCGAGATGTCCCGCGTCGAGCGCTACCACGAAGGCCGCGTCCCGCTGCACACCCTGCGTGCAGAGATCGACTACGGCCTCGCAGAGGCAGAGACCACCTTCGGCATCATCGGTGTCAAGGTTTGGATCTACAAGGGCGACGTCGTTGGTGGCGTGCGTGAGTCCGAGCTGAACGCTCCGGGCAACGACCGCCGCGGCCGCGGTGACCGCCGTCCCCGCCGCGGTGGCCAGCGCCGCCAGCGCGCAGAGCAAAAGAAGGAGGGCTAAGACACATGCTTATCCCTAAGCGCGTCAAGTACCGTCGCCAGCACCGCCCGGGTCGTTCCGGCGTGTCCAAGGGCGGCAATACCATCACCTTCGGTGACTACGGCCTGCAGGCTCTCGAGCCGGCGTACATCACCAACCGCCAGATTGAGGCAGCTCGTATTGCCATCAACCGCCACGTCAAGCGTGGCGGCAAGGTCTGGATCAACATCTTCCCGGACCGCCCCCTGACCCAGAAGCCGCTCGGCGTGCGTATGGGTTCCGGTAAGGGCCCGGTGGAGAAGTGGGTGGCCAACGTCAAGCCTGGCCGCATCCTGTTTGAAATGTCCTACCCGAACGAGGCTGTCGCTCAGGAAGCTCTGCGCCGCGCCGGCGCTAAGCTGCCGTGCAAGACTCGTATCATCTCGAAGGAGGACCAGTTCTAATGGCTACTGGAACCCCCGCACACGAGTTCCGTGAGCTCACTGACGCTGAGCTGAACGACCGTCTGGGCGCCGCCAAGGAAGAGCTGTTCAACCTGCGCTTCCAGCTGGCGACCGGTCAGTTGACCAACAACCGCCGTATCCCGGCAGTCAAGCGCGACATCGCTCGCATCTACACGGTGCTGCGTGAGCGTGAGCTCGGCCTGTCCACCGTCCCTGGTGCTGAAGGAGCTAACTAATGTCTGAAGCAACGAACAAGGGCCCGGTCCACACTCCGAAGGCGGAGAAGGAGAAGGGTCTGCAGAAGCGCCGCCGCGGTTACGTGGTTTCCGACAAGATGGACAAGACCATCGTCGTCGAGATCGAGGACCGCAAGTCCCACGCGCTGTACGGCAAGATCGTCCGTACGACCAACCGCGTGAAGGCACACGACGAGGAGAACACCGCAGGTGTCGGCGACCTCGTCCGCATCGAGGAGACGCGTCCGCTGTCCAAGGACAAGCACTTCCGTCTCGTCGAGATCATCGAGAAGGCCCGTTAAGCTAGCACGCTTATCGACGTCTCGACTCGCCCGCCCCC encodes:
- the rplB gene encoding 50S ribosomal protein L2 translates to MAIRKYKPTTPGRRNSSVSEFEEITRSTPEKSLVRPLPKKGGRNSHGHITTRHRGGGHKRQYRVIDFRRSDKDGVPAKVAHIEYDPNRTANIALLHYADGEKRYIIAPKGLTQGTVVEAGANADIKVGNNLPLRNIPTGTTIHAVELKPGAGAKLARSAGTSIQLLGKEGSYAVLRMPSSEIRRVDIRCRATVGEVGNAEQINIRWGKAGRMRWKGWRPTVRGVVMNPVDHPHGGGEGKTSGGRHPVSPWGQKEGRTRNPNRYSNNMIVRRRRPNKKR
- the rpsS gene encoding 30S ribosomal protein S19, with protein sequence MPRSLKKGPFVDEHLLNKVDAQNEAGTKQVIKTWSRRSTILPDFIGHTFAVHDGRKHVPVFIDESMVGHKLGEFAPTKTFKGHVKEEKGRR
- the rplV gene encoding 50S ribosomal protein L22, whose amino-acid sequence is MSETITSARATAKYVRTSQMKANRVLDLVRGKSVSEALAILKYAPQTVSTQVAKVVASAAANAENNFGLDPRTLVISEAYANEGPTMRRYQPRAQGRAFQIRKRTCHITVVVESQKEA
- the rpsC gene encoding 30S ribosomal protein S3 translates to MGQKIHPHGLRLGITSDWKSHWYADKSYADYVAEDIKIREYLNKNLQRAGIADIVIERTRDRVRVDIHTARPGIVIGRRGAEADRIRRELEKLTGKMVALNILEVKNVDANAALVAQNVAEQLVNRVAFRRAMRKAIQSAMRQPQVKGIKIQCSGRLGGAEMSRVERYHEGRVPLHTLRAEIDYGLAEAETTFGIIGVKVWIYKGDVVGGVRESELNAPGNDRRGRGDRRPRRGGQRRQRAEQKKEG
- the rplP gene encoding 50S ribosomal protein L16; amino-acid sequence: MLIPKRVKYRRQHRPGRSGVSKGGNTITFGDYGLQALEPAYITNRQIEAARIAINRHVKRGGKVWINIFPDRPLTQKPLGVRMGSGKGPVEKWVANVKPGRILFEMSYPNEAVAQEALRRAGAKLPCKTRIISKEDQF
- the rpmC gene encoding 50S ribosomal protein L29, with protein sequence MATGTPAHEFRELTDAELNDRLGAAKEELFNLRFQLATGQLTNNRRIPAVKRDIARIYTVLRERELGLSTVPGAEGAN
- the rpsQ gene encoding 30S ribosomal protein S17, whose product is MSEATNKGPVHTPKAEKEKGLQKRRRGYVVSDKMDKTIVVEIEDRKSHALYGKIVRTTNRVKAHDEENTAGVGDLVRIEETRPLSKDKHFRLVEIIEKAR